One segment of Apium graveolens cultivar Ventura unplaced genomic scaffold, ASM990537v1 ctg1057, whole genome shotgun sequence DNA contains the following:
- the LOC141699694 gene encoding protein HESO1-like codes for MKSKLLFWINDIDGRFRDMVLLVKEWAKAHDINDSKSGSLNSYSLSLLIIFHFQTCVPAILPPLKDIYPGNLSDDLKDCMNCSWLHLNRRYILCTHGLRTVAEKHVEEICAANINKFRLDKSRQINESSLSTLLISFFAKFSDINTRASIQGISPYSGQWEDIGSNMTWLPRTYALYVEDPFEQPVNTARSVIDKHLIRIADAFRTTYFKLTSHNHNRSTLLAALIKRDRLSYETRSAPARNSNNPGNYQPQIDRALSSPLQAHHSRSTVVNLNPNMHRPVPSNQNTVVNLNRNMHRPVPSNQNTVVNLNPNIYRPVPSNQNTVVNLNPNMHRPVQSNQNTAADIRPHHVNFNRAVQANYNRIQQTWRSKPNS; via the exons ATGAAGTCCAAGTTGCTGTTCTGGATCAATGATATTGATGGACGCTTTCGTGATATGGTTTTGCTA GTCAAGGAATGGGCCAAAGCACATGATATCAATGATTCAAAGTCTGGGTCTTTGAATTCATATTCTCTCAGTTTGCTGATTATCTTTCATTTTCAG ACATGCGTACCTGCAATTCTACCTCCTCTTAAAGATATATATCCAGGAAATTTGTCGGATGACCTTAAAG ATTGTATGAATTGCAGCTGGCTTCATCTTAATCGAAGATATATTCTCTGCACCCATG GTTTGAGAACTGTTGCTGAGAAACATGTTGAAGAAATATGTGCTGCAAACATAAACAAGTTTCGATTGGATAAGTCTAGGCAGATAAACGAAAGTTCTTTATCTACTCTGCTCATTTCTTTTTTCGCGAAG TTTTCTGACATTAATACGAGGGCTTCAATCCAAGGCATTAGCCCTTACTCTGGACAGTGGGAAGATATAGGGAGCAACATGACATGGCTACCCAGAACGTATGCACTTTAT GTTGAGGATCCTTTTGAGCAGCCTGTTAATACTGCAAGGAGTGTTATTGACAAACATCTAATAAGAATAGCAGATGCTTTTCGGACAACCTACTTTAAACTTACCTCACATAATCATAATCGGAGCACTCTCCTTGCTGCGCTAATCAAGCGAGATCGATTATCATATGAGACAAGATCAGCACCAGCCAGAAATTCAAATAATCCTGGAAACTATCAGCCACAGATAGACAGGGCTTTATCATCACCTTTACAGGCACATCATTCTCGCAGCACAGTAGTTAACCTCAATCCGAACATGCACAGACCCGTTCCATCAAATCAAAACACAGTGGTTAACCTCAATCGGAACATGCACAGACCAGTTCCATCAAATCAAAACACAGTGGTTAACCTCAATCCGAACATTTACAGACCAGTTCCATCAAATCAAAACACAGTGGTTAACCTCAATCCGAACATGCACAGACCAGTTCAATCAAATCAAAACACAGCGGCTGACATCCGCCCCCACCACGTAAACTTTAACAGAGCAGTTCAAGCAAATTACAATCGAATTCAACAGACTTGGAGGTCAAAACCCAACAGTTAA